From Streptomyces yatensis, one genomic window encodes:
- a CDS encoding proline racemase family protein — translation MRSRRVLHTVESHTEGMPTRVVTGGVGTLPGATMAERRRWFMEHQDDLRTLLMYEPRGHSAMSGAILQPPTRPDADHGVLFIEVSGVLPMCGHGTIGVATVLVETGMVEVREPVTTIRLDTPAGLVVADVAVRDGAATSVTIRNVPSFSLATDRTVRVPGFGAVRYDIAFGGNFYAIVELDALGLPFDRAAAQELLTAGLKIMEAVNAQQPPHHPERPDITGCHHVYLKAPGSTARHSRHAMAIHPGWFDRSPCGTGTSARMAQLYARGELGLGEEFVNESFIGTRFIGRLLEETTVAGLPAVVPAITGRAWVTGTAQFHLDPDDPFPAGFLL, via the coding sequence ATGAGGTCGCGGCGGGTCCTGCACACCGTGGAGTCCCACACCGAGGGCATGCCCACCCGCGTCGTCACCGGCGGGGTGGGGACGCTCCCGGGCGCGACCATGGCCGAGCGCCGCCGCTGGTTCATGGAGCACCAGGACGATCTGCGCACCCTGCTGATGTACGAACCGCGCGGCCACTCCGCGATGAGCGGGGCCATCCTGCAGCCGCCGACCCGGCCGGACGCGGACCACGGAGTGCTCTTCATCGAGGTGTCCGGTGTGCTGCCGATGTGCGGGCACGGCACCATCGGAGTGGCCACGGTGCTGGTCGAGACCGGGATGGTCGAGGTACGCGAGCCGGTCACCACCATCCGCCTGGACACCCCGGCCGGCCTGGTGGTCGCGGACGTCGCCGTGCGCGACGGGGCCGCGACCTCGGTGACGATCCGGAACGTGCCCTCGTTCTCCCTGGCCACGGACCGTACGGTGCGGGTGCCCGGCTTCGGCGCGGTGCGCTACGACATCGCCTTCGGCGGCAACTTCTACGCCATCGTGGAGCTGGACGCGCTCGGGCTCCCCTTCGACCGGGCGGCGGCGCAGGAGCTGCTGACCGCCGGGTTGAAGATCATGGAGGCGGTGAACGCGCAGCAGCCACCCCATCACCCCGAGCGGCCGGACATCACCGGCTGCCACCATGTCTATCTGAAGGCCCCGGGGTCGACGGCGCGCCACTCCCGCCACGCCATGGCCATCCACCCGGGCTGGTTCGACCGCTCCCCCTGCGGGACCGGCACCTCCGCGCGGATGGCGCAGCTCTACGCACGCGGCGAGCTGGGCCTGGGCGAGGAGTTCGTGAACGAGTCGTTCATCGGGACGCGGTTCATCGGGCGGCTGCTGGAGGAGACCACGGTGGCGGGGCTGCCCGCCGTCGTGCCCGCGATCACCGGACGGGCCTGGGTCACCGGTACCGCGCAGTTCCATCTCGATCCCGACGATCCGTTTCCGGCCGGGTTCTTGCTGTAG
- a CDS encoding TOBE domain-containing protein has translation MHTYRIGEAAALMGVSADTLRRWVDSGRLTAERDEQGRRIIPGPALAAFAREVARSAERDNPGSSARNRFSGIVTEVILGDVSAQVEIQAGPFRVVSMISRESAEELKLEPGVPAVAVIKSTNVVVETP, from the coding sequence ATGCATACGTACCGGATCGGTGAGGCCGCGGCCCTGATGGGGGTCAGCGCCGACACCCTGCGGCGCTGGGTCGACAGCGGACGGCTGACCGCCGAACGGGACGAGCAGGGGCGCCGGATCATCCCGGGCCCGGCGCTCGCCGCGTTCGCCCGCGAGGTCGCCAGGAGCGCGGAGCGCGACAACCCCGGCTCCTCGGCCCGCAATCGCTTCTCGGGGATCGTCACCGAGGTGATCCTGGGCGATGTGTCCGCGCAGGTGGAGATCCAGGCCGGGCCGTTCCGCGTGGTGTCCATGATCAGCCGGGAGTCGGCGGAGGAGCTGAAGCTGGAGCCCGGCGTTCCGGCCGTCGCCGTCATCAAGTCGACCAACGTGGTCGTGGAAACCCCGTGA
- a CDS encoding FAD-dependent oxidoreductase — protein sequence MSVDPSTYDVAVVGAGPAGLSAAVGAAEAGLNVALIDAGRLPGGQYWRHDDEHPPHPGHRDGRLFARLRVRLHHQRRLGRLHYLPGHQVWLIDRPRPDTGPFTLRLNGPYDTAPVERDRVRARALVLCCGAHDRQLPLPGWDVPGVMAAGGVQALLKGHRTAAGRRAVVAGTGPFLLPVATGLAQAGVRVLAVCEANPAHGWLRHLGGAARVPAKSAEALRYAALMARHRIPYRTRAAVTEILGEDRVRGVRLDGGEVLEADLVALGWGFTPALELPLMVGADTRRDLDGSLVAVVDARQRTTVPDVLAAGETTGVGGAALAVAEGRLAALTLAAAHGLPVDSRTARRLRTTIRHGRAFAAALHSTYPVPADWTGRLTERTVVCRCEEVTYGELCRARGELGAEDPRTMKLLARPGMGWCQGRICGFAVAAVTASLTGRPATAEDLRPLSTRPFAAPVTLGELAGMADGAEEPGAEADDEP from the coding sequence ATGTCGGTTGATCCGTCGACGTATGACGTGGCCGTCGTGGGCGCGGGACCCGCCGGGCTCTCCGCCGCCGTCGGCGCCGCCGAGGCGGGCCTGAACGTGGCCCTCATCGACGCGGGGCGCCTCCCCGGCGGCCAGTACTGGCGCCATGACGACGAGCACCCCCCGCACCCCGGCCACCGCGACGGGCGGCTCTTCGCCCGCCTCCGCGTCCGGCTGCACCACCAGCGCCGCCTCGGTCGCCTCCACTACCTCCCCGGCCATCAGGTCTGGCTGATCGACCGCCCCCGCCCGGACACCGGACCGTTCACCCTGCGCCTGAACGGTCCGTACGACACGGCCCCCGTCGAGCGGGACCGGGTGCGGGCCCGCGCCCTGGTGCTCTGCTGCGGCGCCCACGACCGCCAACTGCCGCTCCCCGGCTGGGATGTGCCCGGGGTGATGGCGGCCGGAGGCGTCCAGGCGCTGCTGAAGGGGCATCGGACGGCGGCGGGCCGCCGGGCGGTGGTCGCGGGCACGGGCCCGTTCCTGCTGCCGGTGGCGACGGGCCTGGCGCAGGCGGGTGTGCGCGTCCTCGCCGTATGCGAGGCCAACCCCGCGCACGGCTGGCTGCGCCACCTGGGCGGGGCGGCGCGGGTGCCCGCCAAGTCCGCCGAGGCACTGCGGTACGCGGCGCTGATGGCCCGCCACCGCATCCCGTACCGGACGCGGGCCGCGGTGACCGAGATCCTGGGCGAGGACCGGGTGCGCGGGGTGCGGCTCGACGGCGGCGAGGTGCTCGAGGCCGATCTGGTGGCGCTGGGCTGGGGGTTCACCCCCGCCCTCGAACTGCCCCTGATGGTCGGCGCCGACACCCGGCGCGACCTCGACGGCTCCCTCGTCGCCGTGGTCGACGCCCGTCAGCGCACCACCGTCCCGGACGTCCTGGCCGCGGGGGAGACCACGGGCGTGGGCGGCGCCGCGCTGGCCGTCGCCGAGGGACGGCTGGCCGCCCTGACCCTGGCGGCGGCCCACGGGCTGCCGGTCGATTCGCGCACCGCGCGACGGCTGCGCACCACGATCCGCCACGGCCGGGCCTTCGCCGCCGCCCTGCACAGCACCTACCCGGTACCCGCCGACTGGACCGGCCGGTTGACCGAACGCACGGTGGTCTGCCGCTGCGAGGAGGTCACCTACGGGGAGCTGTGCCGCGCCCGCGGCGAACTCGGCGCCGAGGACCCCCGCACCATGAAGCTCCTGGCCCGCCCGGGGATGGGCTGGTGCCAGGGCCGGATCTGCGGGTTCGCCGTCGCCGCCGTCACCGCGTCGCTGACCGGCCGCCCGGCCACGGCGGAGGATCTGCGGCCGCTCTCGACACGGCCGTTCGCGGCCCCGGTGACGCTGGGGGAGCTGGCGGGGATGGCGGACGGGGCCGAGGAGCCCGGGGCCGAGGCGGACGACGAGCCCTGA
- a CDS encoding ABC transporter ATP-binding protein, which translates to MTTDASPTEAAGRRTDGLDAHLVVDRGTFRLDLRLSAAPGEVVALLGPNGAGKTTALRALAGLTPLTTGALRLDGRTLEEPERRLRTPPEHRPVGVVFQDYLLFPHLTALDNVAFGPRCHGVPKAEARAQAADWLERMGLTDRAGAKPRALSGGQAQRVALARALATRPRLLLLDEPLAALDARTRLDVRAGLRRHLAEFEAVAVLVTHDPLDAMVLADRLVVVEDGRTVQEGAPSDISRRPRTDYIASLVGLNLYQGRADGHTVRLDGGATITTTEDLAGPVFVAFPPAAVTLHRDRPDSSARNLWRLEVAGMESHGDQIRVDLTGELPLLADLTTPAVADLALHPGRTVWATLKATQTHAYPA; encoded by the coding sequence ATGACCACGGACGCCTCCCCCACCGAGGCCGCCGGGCGCCGCACCGACGGCCTCGACGCCCACCTCGTCGTGGACCGCGGCACCTTCCGCCTCGACCTGCGGCTGTCCGCCGCCCCCGGCGAGGTGGTCGCCCTGCTCGGGCCCAACGGCGCGGGCAAGACCACCGCCCTGCGCGCCCTGGCCGGACTCACCCCGCTCACCACGGGGGCGCTGCGGCTGGACGGCCGGACCCTGGAGGAGCCGGAGCGCCGGCTGCGGACCCCGCCCGAACACCGCCCGGTCGGTGTCGTCTTCCAGGACTATCTGCTCTTCCCCCATCTCACCGCCCTGGACAACGTGGCCTTCGGCCCGCGCTGCCACGGGGTGCCGAAGGCGGAGGCCCGCGCCCAGGCGGCCGACTGGCTGGAGCGGATGGGCCTGACCGACCGCGCGGGCGCCAAACCCCGCGCCCTGTCCGGCGGTCAGGCCCAGCGGGTCGCCCTCGCCCGCGCCCTGGCCACCCGCCCCCGGCTGCTCCTGCTGGACGAGCCGCTGGCCGCGCTGGACGCCCGTACCCGCCTCGACGTGCGCGCCGGGCTCCGCCGCCATCTGGCCGAGTTCGAGGCGGTGGCCGTCCTGGTCACCCATGACCCGCTGGACGCGATGGTGCTCGCCGACCGGCTGGTGGTCGTGGAGGACGGCCGTACCGTCCAGGAGGGCGCCCCGTCGGACATCTCCCGCCGCCCCCGTACCGACTACATCGCCAGCCTCGTCGGCCTCAACCTCTACCAGGGCCGCGCCGACGGTCACACCGTACGGCTCGACGGCGGCGCCACCATCACCACCACCGAGGACCTCGCCGGCCCGGTCTTCGTCGCCTTCCCTCCGGCCGCGGTCACCCTCCACCGCGACCGCCCCGACTCCAGCGCGCGCAACCTGTGGCGGCTGGAGGTCGCCGGTATGGAGTCGCACGGCGACCAGATCCGCGTCGACCTCACCGGCGAACTCCCCCTGCTGGCCGACCTCACCACACCCGCCGTGGCCGACCTCGCCCTCCACCCGGGGCGCACCGTCTGGGCCACCCTCAAGGCGACCCAGACCCACGCGTATCCGGCCTGA
- a CDS encoding DUF4232 domain-containing protein produces the protein MSSNTTARTARRRTLRIAAAALTAAAALTLTACNDSDANASKPAAGAESNGGGSSAGAQGSGAKADPAAKGDTDTGAAGKQSSGKHAAGGDRAGSGVERCHTSGLEASFATGEDAAPDPNAGGSTTTSIVLTNAGDHTCKIGGFAGVDLTSENGGQVWSLARSSAKYGSITLNPGDSTDFTINLGMTDESEEGSYKPAFAVVTPPNETSSLKLEWPWGALVDQQAATHPATFVNPIG, from the coding sequence ATGAGCTCCAACACCACTGCTCGCACCGCTCGTCGCCGCACCCTGCGCATCGCCGCCGCGGCCCTGACCGCAGCCGCCGCCCTCACCCTGACCGCCTGCAACGACTCGGACGCCAACGCCTCGAAGCCCGCGGCCGGCGCCGAGTCCAACGGCGGGGGCTCCTCCGCCGGAGCGCAGGGCTCCGGTGCCAAGGCGGACCCCGCGGCCAAGGGCGACACCGACACGGGCGCCGCGGGCAAGCAGTCGAGCGGCAAGCACGCCGCAGGCGGTGACCGGGCGGGCTCGGGCGTCGAACGCTGCCACACCTCCGGTCTGGAGGCGTCGTTCGCCACGGGCGAGGACGCGGCTCCGGACCCGAACGCGGGCGGCTCGACGACCACCAGCATCGTGCTGACCAACGCCGGCGACCACACCTGCAAGATCGGCGGCTTCGCGGGCGTGGACCTCACCTCCGAGAACGGCGGTCAGGTCTGGTCGCTGGCCCGCTCGTCGGCCAAGTACGGCTCGATCACCCTGAACCCCGGGGACAGCACCGACTTCACGATCAACCTCGGCATGACCGACGAGAGCGAGGAGGGCTCCTACAAGCCCGCCTTCGCCGTCGTCACCCCGCCGAACGAGACCAGCTCGCTGAAGCTGGAGTGGCCGTGGGGCGCCCTCGTCGACCAGCAAGCCGCCACCCACCCGGCCACCTTCGTCAACCCCATCGGCTGA
- a CDS encoding NAD(P)/FAD-dependent oxidoreductase, with translation MVGEMTPGRRITTPGVTDGITDELPSTADLVVIGAGVVGAAAAWFAALAGLRVVVVDRGAVAGGTSGAGEGNVLVSDKEPGPELELAQYSRRVWGEDLGAYGGLWEFESKGGLVVASTHTALDALRTLAERQRALGVDVREVSGAELHALEPRLTREAAGGALYPQDAQVQPMLAAAHLLRLARRRGAVVATGTEVVGFLRPGDGRSGGGRPGDGHAGSPVTGVRTPHGTISAPAVLNAAGTWAGAVAGLAGVELPVLPRRGFVLVTEPLPPATVRHKVYAADYVDAVASSDAELQASPVVEGTGGGTVLIGSTRERVGFDRRPSPAALRALARGAIGLFPVLASVRAMRVYAGFRPYCPDHLPVIGPDPRAPGLWHACGHEGAGIGLAAGTGKLIAQALTGEATELDLAPFAPERFAGEGGADE, from the coding sequence ATGGTGGGAGAGATGACGCCGGGGCGACGCATCACGACGCCGGGGGTCACCGACGGGATCACCGACGAGCTGCCGAGCACCGCCGACCTGGTCGTCATCGGCGCCGGGGTGGTCGGTGCGGCCGCCGCCTGGTTCGCCGCGCTGGCCGGGCTGCGGGTCGTGGTGGTCGACCGGGGCGCCGTCGCGGGCGGCACCTCGGGCGCGGGCGAGGGAAACGTCCTGGTCTCGGACAAGGAGCCGGGCCCGGAGCTGGAACTCGCCCAGTACTCGCGGCGGGTGTGGGGCGAGGACCTGGGCGCGTACGGCGGGCTGTGGGAGTTCGAGTCCAAGGGCGGGCTGGTGGTGGCCTCCACGCACACTGCTCTGGACGCGCTGCGGACGCTGGCCGAGCGGCAGCGGGCACTCGGTGTCGACGTACGGGAGGTGTCCGGGGCGGAGCTCCACGCCCTCGAACCGCGGCTGACCCGCGAGGCCGCCGGGGGCGCGCTGTATCCGCAGGACGCCCAGGTGCAGCCCATGCTGGCGGCCGCCCACCTGCTGCGGCTCGCGCGGCGGCGCGGAGCGGTGGTGGCGACGGGGACGGAGGTGGTGGGGTTCCTGCGGCCGGGCGACGGGCGGTCGGGTGGCGGGCGGCCGGGCGACGGGCATGCGGGCTCCCCGGTCACCGGCGTACGGACGCCCCACGGCACCATCAGCGCCCCCGCCGTCCTCAACGCGGCGGGCACCTGGGCCGGTGCGGTGGCGGGGCTCGCGGGCGTCGAACTGCCGGTGCTGCCGCGCCGCGGCTTCGTCCTCGTCACCGAACCCCTGCCGCCCGCGACCGTACGGCACAAGGTCTACGCGGCCGACTACGTGGACGCCGTGGCCAGTTCGGACGCGGAACTGCAGGCATCGCCGGTCGTGGAGGGCACGGGCGGCGGCACGGTGCTGATCGGCTCGACCCGGGAGCGGGTCGGCTTCGACCGGCGGCCGTCCCCCGCCGCCCTCCGGGCGCTGGCCCGCGGGGCCATCGGGCTGTTCCCGGTGCTGGCATCGGTGCGGGCGATGCGGGTGTACGCGGGCTTCCGCCCGTACTGCCCCGACCATCTGCCGGTCATCGGCCCCGACCCGCGCGCCCCCGGGCTGTGGCACGCCTGCGGCCACGAGGGCGCGGGGATCGGCCTCGCGGCTGGAACGGGGAAGCTGATCGCGCAGGCTCTGACGGGGGAGGCGACGGAGCTGGACCTGGCGCCGTTCGCCCCCGAACGCTTCGCGGGCGAAGGAGGCGCGGATGAGTGA
- the modA gene encoding molybdate ABC transporter substrate-binding protein, with protein MTTRSVSGSRLRARPRVRWAYRAVGGFALAAMALTACSSGDSDDSSQKSDSGSSSKKPSGTVTVFAAASLKESFTALGKTFEKEHPGTKVSFNFGGSDALAASITSGAPADVFAAASPKTMKTVTDAKAAKGTPATFVRNQLEIATLPGNPKKIATLKDLTRSGLKVALCAKEVPCGSAAQKALDASKLKLTPVSYEQDVKGALTKVQLKEVDASVVYKTDVKAAGGKVAGVEFPESKQAINDYPIALLKNAPNAEAATAFIDLVKSAQGQKVLGEAGFLKP; from the coding sequence ATGACGACCCGTTCCGTATCCGGATCCCGACTCCGAGCCCGACCCCGAGTCCGTTGGGCCTACCGTGCGGTGGGCGGTTTCGCGCTCGCCGCCATGGCACTCACCGCCTGCTCCTCCGGTGACTCCGACGACTCCTCCCAGAAGTCCGACTCCGGCTCCTCATCGAAGAAGCCGTCCGGCACGGTGACCGTCTTCGCGGCGGCCTCGCTCAAGGAGAGCTTCACCGCGCTGGGCAAGACCTTCGAGAAGGAACACCCCGGCACCAAGGTCTCCTTCAACTTCGGCGGCAGCGACGCCCTCGCGGCCAGCATCACCTCCGGCGCGCCCGCCGATGTCTTCGCCGCCGCGAGCCCGAAGACCATGAAGACCGTCACCGACGCCAAGGCCGCCAAGGGCACCCCGGCCACCTTCGTCCGCAATCAGCTCGAGATCGCGACCCTCCCGGGCAACCCGAAGAAGATCGCGACGCTGAAGGACCTCACCCGTTCCGGGCTGAAGGTCGCGCTGTGCGCCAAGGAGGTGCCCTGCGGCTCGGCGGCCCAGAAGGCGCTGGACGCGTCCAAGCTGAAGCTCACCCCGGTCTCGTACGAGCAGGACGTCAAGGGCGCCCTGACCAAGGTGCAGCTCAAGGAGGTGGACGCCTCCGTCGTCTACAAGACCGATGTCAAGGCGGCGGGCGGCAAGGTCGCGGGCGTGGAGTTCCCCGAGTCCAAGCAGGCCATCAACGACTATCCGATCGCGCTGCTGAAGAACGCCCCCAACGCCGAGGCGGCCACCGCCTTCATCGACCTGGTGAAGTCCGCGCAGGGCCAGAAGGTGCTCGGCGAGGCCGGTTTCCTCAAGCCGTGA
- a CDS encoding ABC transporter permease yields MDGGSRRRSGTPRFRAGVPLPLLLPALGGLVFLVLPLVALLVRAPWRSLPDQLTSVAVWQALRLSLITATAATAVALVLGVPLAWLLARARFPGRRLVRALVTLPLVLPPVVGGVALLLALGRNGIVGRWLDSAFGITLPFTTMGVVIAEAFVAMPFLVISVEGTLRAADPRYEEAATTLGASRFTAFRRVTLPMVAPGVAAGAVLAWARALGEFGATITFAGNFPGRTQTMPLSVYLALQSDPAAAIALSLVLLAVSIAVLAGLRDRWMAAS; encoded by the coding sequence CTGGACGGCGGCTCGCGGCGACGGTCCGGCACCCCCCGCTTCCGGGCGGGGGTCCCGCTGCCGCTGCTGCTGCCCGCCCTCGGCGGCCTGGTCTTCCTCGTGCTCCCGCTGGTGGCGCTGCTGGTCCGCGCGCCCTGGCGGAGCCTGCCCGACCAGCTCACCAGCGTCGCGGTGTGGCAGGCGCTGCGGCTTTCGCTGATCACCGCGACCGCCGCCACCGCCGTGGCGCTGGTGCTGGGCGTGCCACTGGCCTGGCTGCTGGCCCGCGCCCGCTTCCCCGGCCGCCGGCTGGTGCGCGCCCTGGTGACGCTGCCGCTGGTGCTGCCGCCGGTGGTGGGCGGTGTGGCGCTGCTGCTCGCGCTGGGCCGCAACGGGATCGTCGGCCGCTGGCTGGACTCGGCGTTCGGCATCACGCTGCCGTTCACCACGATGGGGGTGGTGATCGCGGAGGCGTTCGTGGCGATGCCGTTCCTCGTGATCAGCGTCGAGGGCACGCTGCGGGCCGCCGATCCGCGCTACGAGGAGGCTGCCACGACCCTCGGCGCCTCCCGCTTCACCGCCTTCCGGCGCGTCACCCTGCCGATGGTCGCGCCCGGCGTGGCCGCGGGCGCGGTACTGGCGTGGGCGCGGGCGCTGGGCGAGTTCGGCGCCACGATCACCTTCGCGGGCAACTTCCCCGGCCGTACGCAGACGATGCCGCTGTCGGTCTATCTCGCGCTGCAGAGCGACCCGGCGGCCGCCATCGCGCTCAGCCTCGTCCTGCTCGCCGTCTCCATCGCGGTCCTGGCCGGGCTGCGCGACCGCTGGATGGCCGCCTCATGA
- a CDS encoding (2Fe-2S)-binding protein, which produces MSERSTRGGPPPYRLTFDGATVTALPGQSVGAALMAAGIVAWRTTRREGRPRGLFCGIGVCFDCLITVDGRPGQRACLVPARDGMRLSAEDGGSDAGGRGVDGGRGRGRGRGDAGGRGGCGVDGEGGGGGDGDVG; this is translated from the coding sequence ATGAGTGAGCGCAGCACACGCGGTGGACCGCCGCCGTACCGGCTGACCTTCGACGGCGCGACGGTCACCGCGCTGCCCGGGCAGAGCGTGGGTGCGGCGCTGATGGCCGCCGGGATCGTGGCCTGGCGGACGACGCGGCGGGAGGGCAGACCGCGCGGACTGTTCTGCGGGATCGGGGTGTGCTTCGACTGTCTGATCACCGTGGACGGGCGGCCCGGCCAGCGGGCCTGTCTGGTTCCGGCACGGGACGGGATGCGGCTGTCGGCGGAGGACGGCGGCAGCGATGCCGGTGGCCGTGGCGTTGACGGTGGCCGTGGCCGTGGCCGTGGCCGTGGCGATGCCGGTGGCCGTGGCGGTTGCGGAGTGGACGGCGAGGGCGGTGGCGGGGGTGATGGCGATGTCGGTTGA